From Amycolatopsis cihanbeyliensis, a single genomic window includes:
- a CDS encoding HesB/IscA family protein, translating into MLAMTDAAAEAISALTAQQENSGLRFSVQAQQDAGAQLALSVANEPEDGDQVLGTEGGAKVFLEPQAAEFLDDKVLDVQQDDQGQLNFAVMQQASADGDQPAQ; encoded by the coding sequence ATGCTTGCCATGACCGACGCGGCCGCCGAGGCGATCAGCGCCCTCACGGCACAACAGGAGAACTCGGGGCTGCGTTTCTCGGTTCAGGCTCAACAGGACGCCGGGGCCCAGCTCGCACTCTCCGTGGCCAACGAGCCCGAGGACGGCGACCAGGTGCTCGGTACCGAGGGTGGTGCCAAGGTGTTCCTCGAGCCGCAGGCCGCCGAGTTCCTCGACGACAAGGTGCTCGATGTCCAGCAGGACGACCAGGGGCAGCTCAACTTCGCCGTGATGCAGCAGGCTTCTGCGGACGGTGACCAGCCGGCTCAGTAG